One window of Bactrocera tryoni isolate S06 chromosome 2, CSIRO_BtryS06_freeze2, whole genome shotgun sequence genomic DNA carries:
- the LOC120769623 gene encoding lysosomal aspartic protease-like produces MLKFLVTVTCLALIAQATVVQIPLNKNNQKRSLKNVAAQLAVLRSKYNSLPRATDEQLHNYLDDSYYGAITIGTPPQNFQVLFDTGSSNLWVPKGPCSGDPACNNHNSYDANKSSTYKPNGTEFSIQYGTGSLTGYLVEDTVSVAGLAIKDQVFAVATTEPGTTFVDAVFDGILGMGYQEISNDNVVPPFYNLYKQGLVKEPVFSFYLTRDGTSSQGGVLTLGGIDSDHYEGDITYVPVASKGYWQFNVDTVYIGDNEFSYEDSAIADTGTSLVAVPYYLYGYLQELIGAEPDYEGQYFVDCSQVSSLPKISFTIAGTNFTLEGSDYVIEVDSESGEQLCMTAFEDGGTSFWILGDVFIGKYYSVFDLGNNQVGFAKAK; encoded by the coding sequence ATGTTGAAGTTTCTCGTTACGGTAACGTGCTTAGCGTTGATCGCACAAGCGACTGTCGTACAAATTCCATTGAATAAGAACAACCAAAAACGCTCCTTGAAGAATGTCGCCGCACAATTGGCGGTGTTGCGTAGCAAATACAATTCCTTGCCACGCGCTACAGACGAGCAGTTGCACAATTACTTGGACGATTCATACTATGGCGCTATCACCATTGGTACACCACCGCAAAACTTCCAAGTACTCTTCGACACTGGCTCATCAAATTTGTGGGTGCCTAAAGGACCATGCTCAGGCGATCCGGCTTGCAATAACCACAACTCATATGATGCAAACAAATCGAGTACATATAAGCCGAACGGCACAGAGTTCTCCATACAATACGGTACTGGCAGTTTAACCGGTTATTTAGTGGAAGATACCGTATCCGTTGCGGGTTTGGCTATAAAAGATCAAGTATTTGCTGTAGCCACGACGGAACCTGGCACTACTTTCGTTGATGCCGTATTCGATGGCATTCTCGGTATGGGTTACCAGGAGATCTCTAATGATAATGTGGTACCACCAttctataatttatataaacaagGTTTGGTCAAAGAACCcgttttcagtttttatttgacaCGTGATGGTACCTCTAGCCAGGGTGGTGTCTTAACTTTAGGTGGCATTGATAGTGATCACTATGAAGGTGATATAACCTATGTTCCTGTCGCAAGCAAAGGATATTGGCAATTCAACGTTGATACGGTATATATTGGTGATAACGAGTTCTCTTACGAAGATTCGGCAATTGCTGACACCGGTACCAGCCTTGTGGCAGTACCCTACTATTTATATGGATATCTACAGGAACTCATTGGTGCTGAACCCGATTACGAAGGTCAATACTTTGTAGATTGCTCTCAAGTATCCAGTTTACCAAAGATCTCGTTCACCATTGCTGGCACTAACTTTACATTAGAGGGTAGCGACTACGTCATTGAAGTTGACTCTGAGAGTGGTGAGCAGTTGTGCATGACTGCTTTCGAAGATGGTGGTACTTCTTTCTGGATTTTGGGAGATGTTTTCATTGGAAAATACTACAGTGTTTTCGATTTGGGCAATAATCAAGTTGGTTTTGCTAAAgccaaataa
- the LOC120768269 gene encoding lysosomal aspartic protease-like, translating to MLKFLVTITCLALVAQATVVQIPLNKNNQKRSLKNVAAQLAVLRSKYNSLPRATDEQLHNYLDDSYYGAITIGTPPQNFQVLFDTGSSNLWVPKGPCSGDPACNNHNSYDASKSTTYKANGTEFSIQYGTGSLTGYLVEDTVSVAGLAIKDQVFAVATTEPGTTFVDAVFDGILGMGYQEISNDNVVPPFYNLYKQGLVKEPVFSFYLTRDGTSSQGGVLTLGGIDSDHYEGDITYVPVASKGYWQFGVGTVYIGDSEFSFGDPGIADTGTSLVAVPFYLYGYIQELIGAEPNNEGEYFVNCSQVSSLPKISFTIAGKNFTLEGSDYIFEVEAGSGEQLCMSAFEDAGTPFWILGDVFIGKYYTVFDLGNSQVGFAKAK from the coding sequence ATGTTGAAGTTTCTCGTTACGATAACGTGCTTAGCATTGGTCGCACAAGCGACTGTCGTGCAAATTCCATTGAATAAGAACAACCAAAAACGCTCCTTGAAGAATGTCGCCGCACAATTGGCGGTGTTGCGTAGCAAATACAATTCCTTGCCACGCGCTACAGACGAGCAGTTGCACAATTACTTGGACGATTCATACTATGGTGCTATCACCATTGGTACACCACCGCAAAACTTCCAAGTACTCTTCGACACCGGTTCATCAAATTTGTGGGTGCCTAAAGGACCATGCTCAGGTGATCCGGCTTGCAATAACCACAACTCATATGATGCAAGCAAATCGACCACATATAAAGCGAACGGCACAGAGTTCTCCATCCAATATGGTACTGGCAGTTTAACCGGTTATTTAGTGGAAGATACCGTTTCCGTGGCGGGTTTGGCTATAAAAGATCAAGTATTTGCTGTAGCCACGACGGAACCTGGCACTACTTTCGTTGATGCCGTATTCGATGGTATACTCGGTATGGGTTACCAGGAGATCTCTAATGATAATGTGGTACCACCATTCTATAATTTGTACAAACAAGGTTTGGTCAAAGAACCcgttttcagtttttatttgacaCGTGATGGTACCTCTAGCCAGGGTGGTGTCTTAACTTTAGGTGGCATTGATAGTGATCACTATGAAGGTGATATAACTTATGTTCCTGTCGCAAGCAAAGGATATTGGCAATTCGGCGTTGGCACGGTATATATTGGTGATAGCGAGTTTTCTTTCGGTGATCCGGGTATCGCTGATACTGGTACCAGCCTTGTAGCCGTTCCCTTTTACTTATATGGATATATCCAGGAACTTATTGGTGCTGAACCTAACAACGAAGGAGAATACTTCGTCAACTGCTCTCAAGTATCCAGTTTACCAAAGATCTCGTTTACCATTGCTGGAAAAAACTTTACATTAGAGGGTAGCGACTACATTTTTGAGGTTGAGGCTGGCAGCGGTGAGCAATTGTGTATGTCTGCTTTTGAGGATGCTGGCACACCTTTCTGGATTTTGGGAGATGTCTTTATTGGAAAGTACTACACAGTTTTCGATTTGGGTAACAGCCAAGTTGGTTTTGCCAAAGCtaagtaa